A single genomic interval of Cupriavidus sp. MP-37 harbors:
- a CDS encoding Lrp/AsnC family transcriptional regulator: protein MSKVELDKIDRKILEVLQTNGRLTNLEVAERVNLSPSPCLRRIRRLEEIGVIRQYAALLEPNKIGLGLLAYINVRLEKHGGAPKGKAPLDLFRASIAVWPEVAACHAMTGEMDLLLKVYVEDMEHFARFMQEQLLAHPSVIDVRSSFALESIKDTTALPVGGAA, encoded by the coding sequence GTGAGCAAGGTGGAGTTGGACAAGATCGACCGGAAGATCCTGGAAGTGCTGCAGACCAACGGCCGGTTGACCAACCTGGAGGTGGCCGAGCGCGTGAACCTGTCGCCCAGCCCCTGCCTGCGCCGCATCCGGCGGCTGGAAGAGATCGGCGTGATCCGGCAGTACGCGGCGCTGCTGGAGCCCAACAAGATCGGCCTCGGCCTGCTGGCCTATATCAATGTGCGGCTGGAAAAGCATGGTGGCGCGCCCAAGGGCAAGGCCCCGCTGGACCTGTTCCGCGCCTCCATCGCCGTGTGGCCGGAGGTGGCGGCCTGCCACGCCATGACCGGCGAGATGGACTTGCTGCTCAAGGTCTATGTCGAGGACATGGAGCACTTTGCGCGCTTCATGCAGGAACAGCTGCTGGCGCATCCGTCGGTGATCGACGTGCGCTCGAGCTTCGCGCTGGAAAGCATCAAGGACACCACGGCGCTGCCGGTGGGCGGCGCGGCCTGA
- the gspG gene encoding type II secretion system major pseudopilin GspG: MRRFTSQLARPARPARRARGFTLIEIMVVIVILGVLAALVVPKIMSRPDEARIVAARQDISSIMQALKLYRLDNSRYPTTEQGLGALVAKPTTEPVPNNWKGGGYLEKLPKDPWGHPYQYLNPGVRGEIDVFSFGADGQAGGNANDADIGNWE; this comes from the coding sequence ATGCGCAGATTCACTTCCCAGCTTGCCCGTCCCGCCCGTCCTGCCCGCCGCGCGCGCGGCTTTACCCTGATCGAGATCATGGTCGTGATCGTGATCCTAGGCGTGCTGGCGGCACTGGTAGTGCCCAAGATCATGAGCCGTCCGGACGAAGCCCGCATCGTCGCGGCGCGCCAGGATATCTCGTCGATCATGCAGGCGCTCAAGCTGTACCGCCTCGACAACAGCCGCTATCCCACCACCGAACAGGGCCTGGGCGCACTGGTCGCCAAGCCTACCACCGAGCCGGTGCCCAACAACTGGAAGGGTGGCGGCTACCTGGAAAAGCTGCCCAAGGATCCGTGGGGCCATCCGTACCAGTACCTGAACCCCGGCGTGCGCGGCGAAATCGACGTGTTCAGCTTCGGTGCCGACGGCCAGGCCGGCGGCAACGCCAACGACGCCGATATCGGCAACTGGGAGTAA
- the gspI gene encoding type II secretion system minor pseudopilin GspI, with translation MTPPRLPARRRDRAAGFTLIEVLVALTILAVALTAAMRAMGSMVDASASLQVRMLAEWSAENHLASLRLAKAWPEPGVSGYACPQGGTPLYCEQSVSATPNPVFRRVEIAVYPSASDKSVRLAWLVTIVPNEIRNVL, from the coding sequence ATGACGCCGCCGCGCTTGCCCGCACGCCGGCGCGACCGCGCGGCCGGCTTCACGCTGATCGAAGTGCTGGTGGCGCTGACCATCCTGGCGGTGGCGCTGACCGCGGCGATGCGCGCGATGGGCTCGATGGTCGATGCCAGCGCATCGCTGCAGGTCCGCATGCTGGCCGAATGGAGCGCCGAGAACCACCTGGCCTCGCTGCGCCTGGCCAAGGCCTGGCCCGAGCCCGGCGTCAGCGGCTATGCCTGCCCGCAGGGCGGCACGCCGCTGTACTGCGAGCAATCCGTGTCGGCCACGCCCAATCCGGTGTTCCGCCGCGTCGAGATCGCGGTCTATCCGTCTGCCAGCGACAAGTCGGTGCGCCTGGCGTGGCTCGTCACCATCGTTCCCAATGAAATCCGCAACGTGCTGTGA
- a CDS encoding globin domain-containing protein — translation MLSAASRPYIDASVPVLREHGLAITTHFYREMFADRPELTQLFNMGNQANGSQQQSLASAVFAYAANIDNAAALGPVVERIVHKHAAVGITPAHYPIVGRHLLGAISAVLGEAATPPLLAAWDEAYWLLAGELIAAEARLYQRTGVAAGELMPVRVVRREAQGGQVVALTLAAADGQPLRSFRPGQYISVEARLDDGTRQLRQYSLSAEAGLPTWRISVKREDGGEATPAGAVSNWLHANAHEGTGLKVSAPFGEFTPDLEGRRPLALLSGGIGITPMLSVLRTLAAQGSQRPVLFAHAARDGHHHAHRADLQWARERLPGLVTHISYEFPQAGDAAGRDYDHAGTMPLAELLRQPDLQRFVDGRFYLCGPLGFMQAQRHALLSAGVPVAHIEREVFGPDLLDDLL, via the coding sequence ATGCTGTCCGCCGCTTCCCGCCCCTATATCGATGCAAGCGTGCCCGTGCTGCGCGAGCACGGCCTGGCCATCACCACGCATTTCTACCGCGAGATGTTCGCCGACCGGCCCGAGCTGACCCAGCTGTTCAATATGGGCAACCAGGCCAACGGCAGCCAGCAGCAGTCGCTGGCGTCGGCGGTGTTCGCCTACGCCGCCAACATCGACAACGCGGCGGCACTTGGGCCGGTGGTCGAGCGCATCGTGCACAAGCACGCGGCCGTGGGCATCACGCCGGCGCACTATCCGATCGTCGGCCGGCACCTGCTCGGCGCGATCTCCGCGGTGCTGGGCGAAGCCGCCACGCCGCCGCTGCTGGCGGCCTGGGACGAAGCCTACTGGCTGCTGGCGGGCGAACTGATCGCCGCCGAGGCGCGCCTGTACCAGCGCACCGGCGTGGCCGCCGGCGAACTGATGCCGGTGCGCGTGGTGCGCCGCGAGGCGCAGGGCGGGCAGGTGGTGGCACTGACGCTGGCCGCGGCCGATGGCCAGCCGCTGCGGTCGTTCCGTCCGGGCCAGTACATCAGCGTCGAGGCGCGCCTGGATGACGGCACGCGCCAGCTGCGCCAGTACTCGCTGTCTGCCGAAGCCGGTCTGCCGACCTGGCGCATCTCGGTCAAGCGCGAGGACGGCGGCGAGGCTACGCCGGCCGGGGCGGTCTCCAACTGGCTGCACGCCAACGCCCACGAGGGCACCGGGCTCAAGGTGAGCGCCCCGTTCGGCGAGTTCACGCCGGACCTGGAAGGCCGCCGCCCGCTGGCGCTGCTGTCGGGCGGGATCGGCATCACGCCGATGCTGTCGGTGCTGCGCACGCTGGCCGCGCAAGGCTCGCAGCGGCCGGTGCTGTTCGCCCACGCCGCCCGCGACGGCCACCACCATGCCCATCGCGCCGATCTGCAATGGGCGCGCGAGCGCCTGCCGGGACTGGTCACGCACATCAGCTATGAGTTCCCCCAGGCGGGCGACGCCGCGGGCCGCGACTACGACCACGCCGGCACCATGCCGCTGGCCGAGCTGCTGCGCCAGCCCGACCTGCAACGCTTTGTCGATGGCCGCTTCTACCTGTGCGGGCCGCTCGGCTTCATGCAGGCGCAGCGTCACGCACTGCTCAGCGCGGGCGTGCCGGTGGCGCATATCGAGCGCGAAGTGTTTGGCCCCGACCTGCTGGACGACCTGCTCTAA
- a CDS encoding type II secretion system protein N: MQLSLRPSFRFDASALWLPRLASAALFIALCALVTYWVLTFSAMRTIPVPKSARVAQTEAVETGAVATLFGGSAQAGPSNVQLLGVVAELGGGASAAIVSIDGGPAKAVRMGADLAPQIRLVEVRQRAVVIERNGVRQEIALPLQAGATRGAPRGASPLPTPPAGAAAPMATPMPPPAQAAGQPAPAQPPRSQPPGQPVQPQPQAQSQAPAQQVQPQPQPVQATPGQPAQPQPQPVDPRQYQSVMSPEAADEGQMAPKAQP, from the coding sequence ATGCAATTGTCCCTCCGGCCTTCGTTCCGCTTTGATGCCTCCGCGCTGTGGCTGCCGCGCCTGGCCAGCGCGGCGCTGTTTATCGCGCTGTGCGCGCTGGTCACCTACTGGGTGCTGACGTTCAGCGCGATGCGGACCATCCCGGTGCCCAAGAGCGCGCGCGTGGCGCAGACCGAGGCGGTCGAGACCGGCGCGGTGGCGACGCTGTTCGGCGGCTCGGCCCAGGCCGGGCCGAGCAACGTGCAGCTGCTTGGCGTCGTGGCCGAGCTTGGCGGCGGCGCCAGCGCCGCGATCGTCTCCATCGATGGCGGCCCGGCCAAGGCGGTGCGCATGGGGGCCGACCTGGCGCCGCAGATCCGGCTGGTGGAAGTGCGCCAGCGCGCCGTAGTGATCGAGCGCAATGGCGTGCGCCAGGAGATCGCCTTGCCGCTGCAGGCGGGCGCCACGCGCGGCGCGCCGCGCGGTGCCAGCCCGCTGCCAACGCCGCCGGCCGGCGCGGCGGCGCCCATGGCAACGCCCATGCCGCCGCCGGCGCAGGCCGCCGGCCAGCCTGCACCGGCACAGCCGCCGCGCAGCCAGCCGCCGGGGCAACCGGTCCAGCCGCAGCCGCAAGCTCAGTCCCAGGCGCCGGCGCAGCAAGTCCAGCCTCAGCCACAACCGGTTCAGGCAACGCCGGGCCAGCCGGCGCAGCCCCAGCCTCAGCCCGTCGATCCGCGCCAGTACCAATCGGTGATGTCGCCCGAGGCGGCCGACGAGGGCCAGATGGCGCCAAAAGCGCAGCCATAG
- a CDS encoding GspH/FimT family pseudopilin, translating into MTTAPRRRAPRQRHPGFTLLELLVVMVIAGIVISLVAVNASPNERGRVLDDGQRIARLFELAQEEAQLGARPIAWEGDAGGWRFLESTPNGWIPLRTDVFAPGTWRLALDQVIVAEGGRSTGTNSPPRLIFGRELIDAPQRLVLVRGDIRVDVAGDGSGRYFASTP; encoded by the coding sequence ATGACCACGGCGCCGCGCCGCCGCGCCCCCCGGCAGCGGCACCCCGGCTTCACGCTGCTCGAACTGCTGGTGGTCATGGTGATCGCCGGCATCGTGATCTCGCTGGTCGCGGTCAATGCCTCGCCCAACGAGCGCGGCCGCGTGCTTGACGACGGCCAGCGCATCGCGCGGCTGTTCGAGCTGGCGCAGGAAGAAGCGCAACTGGGCGCGCGCCCGATCGCCTGGGAAGGCGACGCGGGCGGCTGGCGCTTCCTCGAGTCGACCCCCAACGGCTGGATCCCGCTGCGCACCGACGTGTTCGCGCCCGGCACCTGGCGCCTGGCGCTGGACCAGGTCATCGTCGCCGAAGGCGGCCGCAGCACCGGCACCAACAGCCCGCCGCGGCTGATCTTCGGGCGCGAGCTGATCGATGCCCCGCAGCGCCTGGTGCTGGTGCGCGGCGATATCCGCGTGGACGTGGCCGGCGACGGCAGCGGCCGTTATTTCGCCAGCACGCCATGA
- a CDS encoding GNAT family N-acetyltransferase, whose amino-acid sequence MNPLELSKAVGALTDEDLRKAAEAAQAAHRATVLVRELSAHHRSRLLKHFLALGEEDRLLRFGQSVGDHVIEAYVDSIDFDHDSVFGVYDDKLELIGVGHFANLRDNAQGRVAEFGVSVSGSARGRGIGSALFERAAIHGRNTNVRTLYMHCLSRNAAMMHIAKKAGMKVQYAYGEADAYLELPPADTASRLSEALDEQLADLDYAVRRNLRDARRFGLRFWRTMVPQKHTA is encoded by the coding sequence GTGAACCCGCTCGAACTGAGCAAGGCCGTCGGCGCACTGACCGACGAAGATCTGCGCAAGGCAGCCGAAGCCGCCCAAGCCGCCCATCGCGCCACCGTCCTGGTGCGCGAACTGTCGGCCCACCACCGCTCGCGCCTGCTGAAGCATTTCCTCGCCCTCGGCGAGGAAGATCGCCTGCTCCGTTTCGGCCAGTCGGTGGGCGACCACGTGATCGAAGCCTATGTCGACAGCATCGACTTCGACCATGACAGCGTGTTCGGCGTCTACGACGACAAGCTCGAGCTGATCGGCGTGGGCCATTTCGCCAACCTGCGCGACAACGCCCAGGGCCGCGTGGCCGAGTTCGGCGTGTCGGTGTCGGGCAGCGCCCGCGGCCGCGGCATCGGCAGCGCGCTGTTCGAGCGGGCCGCCATCCATGGTCGCAACACCAACGTCCGCACGTTGTACATGCACTGCCTGTCGCGCAATGCCGCGATGATGCATATCGCCAAGAAGGCCGGCATGAAGGTCCAGTATGCCTACGGCGAGGCCGATGCCTACCTGGAACTGCCGCCGGCGGACACCGCCAGCCGCCTCAGCGAGGCGCTGGACGAGCAGCTCGCCGACCTGGACTACGCGGTGCGCCGCAACCTGCGCGACGCCCGCCGCTTCGGCCTGCGCTTCTGGCGCACCATGGTGCCGCAAAAGCATACCGCCTGA
- a CDS encoding NAD(P)H-dependent oxidoreductase: MNEPPIVVIYAHPMPSRSRVNRPLADALDALPQVQVRDLYRSYVDYDIDVVAEQRVLSVSDTIVLQFPVRWYSVPAMLKLWLDEVLEPGWAYGPGGTALRGKSLLAVVSTGGTADAYGPEGTHGHPLAEFLLPLEQTALLCGMTWLPPVVLHDAHNADAQALADHIAHVCGRLGTHPAPAEVQA; encoded by the coding sequence ATGAACGAGCCCCCCATCGTTGTGATCTACGCGCACCCAATGCCCAGCCGCTCGCGCGTGAACCGGCCGCTGGCCGATGCGCTGGACGCGTTGCCGCAGGTTCAGGTACGCGACCTGTACCGCAGCTATGTCGACTATGACATCGATGTCGTGGCCGAGCAGCGGGTGCTGTCGGTCTCGGACACCATCGTGCTGCAGTTCCCGGTGCGGTGGTACAGCGTGCCGGCCATGCTCAAGCTGTGGCTGGATGAAGTGCTGGAGCCGGGCTGGGCCTATGGCCCGGGCGGCACCGCGCTGCGCGGCAAGTCGCTGCTGGCGGTGGTCAGTACCGGGGGCACGGCCGACGCGTACGGGCCGGAAGGCACGCATGGCCACCCGCTCGCAGAGTTCCTGCTGCCGCTCGAGCAGACCGCCTTGCTGTGCGGCATGACGTGGCTGCCGCCAGTGGTGCTGCACGACGCCCACAATGCCGATGCACAGGCGCTGGCCGACCACATCGCCCACGTCTGCGGGCGGCTGGGCACCCATCCGGCCCCGGCGGAGGTGCAGGCATGA
- a CDS encoding Rrf2 family transcriptional regulator, with product MQLTRFSDYALRLLMYVARGDGSRPITIAEVGQQFGISHNHLVKVAARLSKLGWVSATRGRHGGLQLGPGAENLTIGTILRELEGHRPVIDCDNPPCALNGNCRLKRALDVAEQAFYRALDEVTLADVTGSHTAESIIRLHHDFLNRRSA from the coding sequence ATGCAACTGACCCGCTTCTCCGACTATGCGCTGCGCCTGTTGATGTACGTCGCCCGTGGCGACGGCAGCCGGCCGATCACGATCGCCGAGGTGGGCCAGCAATTCGGCATCTCGCACAACCACCTGGTCAAGGTGGCGGCGCGGCTGTCGAAGCTGGGCTGGGTCAGCGCCACGCGCGGCCGCCATGGCGGCCTGCAACTGGGCCCCGGCGCCGAAAACCTGACCATCGGCACCATCCTGCGCGAGCTCGAAGGGCACCGGCCGGTGATCGACTGCGACAACCCGCCTTGCGCGCTGAACGGCAACTGCCGCCTGAAGCGCGCGCTGGACGTGGCCGAGCAGGCCTTCTACCGCGCGCTCGACGAGGTCACGCTGGCCGATGTCACCGGCAGCCACACCGCCGAATCGATCATCCGCCTGCATCATGATTTCCTGAACCGGCGTTCGGCCTGA
- a CDS encoding type II secretion system protein J produces the protein MKSATCCERRRGRRSAGGFTLLEMLVAITLLAVMAVIGWRALDSLTRGRERLIDHDARLDALKVLYGQLQADCEHLANPTLLQASPVEIAQNRVLLVRDRRDEGQPPAWQALSYQLDGNTLVRVAAPPVSNRAALQSSLLALRQGGGNNAQVRRVLDNVDGMGARAWVEPGGWQADSNRIRNVLFSGNAASAVAASDVGAAVPNTAVRAVELTILARMGDGDAPRQFQKICMSGL, from the coding sequence ATGAAATCCGCAACGTGCTGTGAGCGCCGGCGCGGGCGCCGATCCGCCGGCGGCTTCACGCTGCTGGAGATGCTGGTCGCCATCACGCTGCTGGCGGTGATGGCCGTGATCGGCTGGCGCGCGCTGGACAGCCTGACGCGCGGCCGCGAACGGCTGATCGACCATGACGCCCGACTGGATGCGCTGAAGGTGCTGTACGGCCAGCTGCAGGCCGATTGCGAACACCTGGCCAACCCTACGCTGCTGCAGGCCAGCCCCGTCGAGATCGCGCAGAACCGCGTGCTGCTGGTGCGCGACCGCCGCGACGAAGGCCAGCCGCCGGCATGGCAGGCGCTGTCGTACCAGCTTGACGGCAACACCCTGGTGCGCGTGGCCGCGCCGCCGGTGAGCAACCGCGCGGCGCTGCAGTCGTCGCTGCTGGCGCTGCGCCAGGGCGGCGGCAACAACGCGCAGGTGCGGCGCGTGCTGGACAACGTCGACGGCATGGGCGCGCGCGCCTGGGTCGAACCCGGCGGCTGGCAGGCCGACAGCAACCGCATCCGCAACGTGCTGTTCAGCGGCAACGCGGCCAGCGCGGTGGCGGCGTCGGACGTCGGCGCGGCGGTGCCCAACACCGCGGTGCGCGCGGTGGAACTGACCATCCTCGCCCGCATGGGCGACGGCGACGCGCCGCGGCAGTTCCAGAAGATCTGCATGTCCGGGCTATGA
- a CDS encoding EF-hand domain-containing protein: MQRNHKPQILKQFLAASAALLVAGGAFAQASAPAAPAPAGKPGMGHHHRHHGGGMWMKAIDTDGDGAISKAEADAWFNKLDTNRDGKIDKAEMDAHRKAAMAEHHARMQAAFDEKFKAADKNGDGALTKAEANAGLPRLAKRFDQLDANRDGKLTRDEIRAGMEKMHRDRPHRGERGDRGPRGQAPASQPAPANPAAPSTSGG, translated from the coding sequence ATGCAACGCAATCACAAGCCGCAGATCCTGAAACAGTTCCTGGCCGCGTCCGCCGCCCTGCTGGTTGCCGGCGGCGCCTTTGCCCAGGCCAGCGCCCCGGCCGCGCCGGCACCGGCCGGCAAGCCGGGCATGGGCCACCACCACCGTCACCATGGTGGCGGCATGTGGATGAAGGCGATCGATACCGACGGCGACGGCGCCATCTCCAAGGCCGAGGCCGACGCGTGGTTCAACAAGCTCGACACCAACCGCGACGGCAAGATCGACAAGGCCGAGATGGATGCGCACCGCAAGGCCGCCATGGCCGAGCATCACGCGCGCATGCAGGCCGCCTTCGACGAGAAGTTCAAGGCCGCCGACAAGAACGGCGACGGCGCGCTGACCAAGGCCGAGGCCAATGCCGGGCTGCCGCGCCTGGCCAAGCGCTTCGACCAGCTCGACGCCAACCGCGACGGCAAGCTGACCCGCGATGAAATCCGCGCCGGCATGGAGAAGATGCACCGCGACCGTCCCCATCGTGGCGAGCGTGGCGACCGGGGCCCGCGCGGCCAGGCGCCCGCCAGCCAGCCGGCACCGGCCAACCCGGCGGCACCGTCCACCAGCGGCGGCTGA